A genomic stretch from Corvus cornix cornix isolate S_Up_H32 chromosome 9, ASM73873v5, whole genome shotgun sequence includes:
- the KLHL24 gene encoding kelch-like protein 24 isoform X1 — protein MVLILGRRLNREDSGIRDSPATKRKVFEMDPKSLSGPEFFDFSSGSSHAESILQIFNEFRDSRLFTDVIICVEGREFPCHRAVLSACSSYFRAMFCNDHRESREMLVEINGIFAEAMDCFLQYVYTGKVKITTENVQYLFETSSLFQISVLRDACAKFLEEQLDPCNCLGIQRFADTHSLKTLFTKCRNFALQTFEDVSQHEEFLELGKDELIDYICSDELVISKEEMVFEAVMRWVYRAVELRRPVLHELLTHVRLPLLHPNYFVQTVEVDQLIQNSPECYQLLHEARRYHILGNEMMSPRTRPRRSTGYSEVIVVVGGCERVGGFNLPYTECYDPVTGEWKSLAKLPEFTKSEYAVCALRNDILVSGGRINSRDVWIYNSQLNIWIRVASLNKGRWRHKMAVLLGKVYVVGGYDGQNRLSSVECYDSFSNRWTEVAPLKEAVSSPAVTSCVGKLFVIGGGPDDNTCSDKVQSYDPDTNSWLLRATIPIAKRCITAVSLNNLIYVAGGLTKAIYCYDPIEDYWMHVQNTFSRQENCGMSVCNGKIYILGGRRENGEATDTILCYDPATGIITGVAAMPRPVSYHGCVTIHRYNEKGFKL, from the exons ATGGTACTAATATTGGGACGCAGACTGAATAGAGAGGATAGTGGGATACGAGATTCCCCTGCAACCAAGCGGAAAGTTTTTGAAATGGACCCAAAATCGTTGTCAGGCCCTGAGTTTTTCGACTTCTCCTCGGGATCATCCCACGCAGAAAGCATTCTCCAGATCTTCAATGAATTCCGAGACAGCCGGCTGTTCACAGATGTCATCATCTGTGTGGAGGGCCGGGAGTTTCCCTGCCACCGTGCCGTCCTCTCGGCCTGCAGCAGCTACTTCAGAGCCATGTTCTGCAACGAccacagggagagcagagagatgCTGGTGGAGATCAATGGCATTTTTGCTGAAGCCATGGATTGCTTTTTACAGTACGTGTACACAGGCAAGGTGAAAATCACGACGGAGAACGTGCAGTATCTCTTTGAAACATCGAGTCTCTTCCAGATCAGCGTTCTGCGCGATGCCTGCGCCAAGttcctggaggagcagctggatcCTTGCAATTGCCTGGGCATCCAGCGCTTCGCAGATACGCACTCGCTCAAGACACTGTTCACCAAGTGCAGGAATTTCGCGCTGCAGACGTTTGAGGATGTGTCCCAGCACGAAGAATTCCTAGAACTGGGGAAGGACGAGCTTATTGATTACATTTGCAGTGACGAGCTGGTGATCAGTAAGGAGGAGATGGTGTTTGAGGCCGTGATGCGCTGGGTGTACCGCGCGGTCGAGCTGCGCCGGCCGGTGCTCCACGAACTCCTGACGCATGTCAGGCTCCCGCTCTTGCACCCCAACTACTTTGTTCAGACTGTGGAGGTGGACCAGCTGATTCAGAATTCCCCAGAGTGCTATCAGCTGCTGCACGAAGCCAGGCGATACCATATCCTTGGAAACGAGATGATGTCTCCCAGAACTAGGCCACGCAG ATCAACTGGTTATTCTGAGGTGATAGTTGTTGTTGGAGGATGTGAACGAGTTGGAGGGTTTAATTTGCCATACACGGAGTGCTATGATCCTGTGACAGGAGAGTGGAAGTCACTGGCAAAACTTCCAGAGTTTACCAAGTCTGAGTATGCGGTGTGTGCTCTGCGGAATGATATTCTTGTTTCAG gtGGAAGAATCAATAGCCGGGATGTATGGATTTATAACTCTCAACTTAACATTTGGATCAGAGTTGCCTCCTTAAATAAAGGCAGATGGAGACATAAAATGGCTGTTCTTCTGGGTAAA GTGTATGTGGTCGGAGGATACGATGGGCAGAACCGCCTGAGCAGTGTGGAGTGCTACGACTCGTTCTCCAATCGCTGGACCGAGGTGGCTCCCCTAAAGGAGGCTGTGAGCTCCCCAGCTGTCACCAGCTGTGTTGGCAAACTCTTTGTCATTGGAGGTGGCCCTGATGACAACACCTGTTCTGACAAG GTTCAGTCGTATGATCCTGATACCAATTCCTGGTTGCTCCGTGCAACCATCCCCATTGCCAAGAGATGTATCACGGCTGTGTCCCTGAACAACCTGATCTACGTTGCTGGTGGGCTCACCAAAGCCATTTACTGCTATGACCCGATCGAGGACTACTGGATGCATGTACAGAACACATTCAGCAGACAG GAGAATTGTGGCATGTCTGTGTGTAATGGAAAAATCTATATCCTTGGTGGAAGACGGGAAAATGGTGAAGCCACAGACACTATTCTTTGTTATGACCCTGCAACGGGCATTATCACAGGAGTAGCAGCCATGCCCAGGCCAGTATCGTATCATGGCTGTGTGACCATTCATAGATATAATGAAAAAGGctttaaactgtaa
- the KLHL24 gene encoding kelch-like protein 24 isoform X3, with protein sequence MEPRQLPRAPLPRCAGAGHGRVRSAAFPAGFPLARVAGAALQPDGHCPVSGGQRSSHARRAPVLAAVGTGRTSPPLAAEEAQHSLRSTGYSEVIVVVGGCERVGGFNLPYTECYDPVTGEWKSLAKLPEFTKSEYAVCALRNDILVSGGRINSRDVWIYNSQLNIWIRVASLNKGRWRHKMAVLLGKVYVVGGYDGQNRLSSVECYDSFSNRWTEVAPLKEAVSSPAVTSCVGKLFVIGGGPDDNTCSDKVQSYDPDTNSWLLRATIPIAKRCITAVSLNNLIYVAGGLTKAIYCYDPIEDYWMHVQNTFSRQENCGMSVCNGKIYILGGRRENGEATDTILCYDPATGIITGVAAMPRPVSYHGCVTIHRYNEKGFKL encoded by the exons ATGGAGCCGCGGCAGCTCCCGCGGGCTCCCCTGCCCCGCTGTGCCGGGGCTGGGCACGGGCGGGTCCGTTCTGCAGCTTTCCCGGCGGGGTTCCCGCTCGCTCGGGTGGCCGGGGCCGCGCTCCAGCCCGATGGGCACTGCCCGGTGTCAG GCGGTCAGCGGTCCAGCCACGCCAGGCGAGCGCCGGTGCTGGCAGCGGTGGGCACGGGCCGGACGTCACCTCCACTGGCAGCCGAAgaagcccagcacagcctcag ATCAACTGGTTATTCTGAGGTGATAGTTGTTGTTGGAGGATGTGAACGAGTTGGAGGGTTTAATTTGCCATACACGGAGTGCTATGATCCTGTGACAGGAGAGTGGAAGTCACTGGCAAAACTTCCAGAGTTTACCAAGTCTGAGTATGCGGTGTGTGCTCTGCGGAATGATATTCTTGTTTCAG gtGGAAGAATCAATAGCCGGGATGTATGGATTTATAACTCTCAACTTAACATTTGGATCAGAGTTGCCTCCTTAAATAAAGGCAGATGGAGACATAAAATGGCTGTTCTTCTGGGTAAA GTGTATGTGGTCGGAGGATACGATGGGCAGAACCGCCTGAGCAGTGTGGAGTGCTACGACTCGTTCTCCAATCGCTGGACCGAGGTGGCTCCCCTAAAGGAGGCTGTGAGCTCCCCAGCTGTCACCAGCTGTGTTGGCAAACTCTTTGTCATTGGAGGTGGCCCTGATGACAACACCTGTTCTGACAAG GTTCAGTCGTATGATCCTGATACCAATTCCTGGTTGCTCCGTGCAACCATCCCCATTGCCAAGAGATGTATCACGGCTGTGTCCCTGAACAACCTGATCTACGTTGCTGGTGGGCTCACCAAAGCCATTTACTGCTATGACCCGATCGAGGACTACTGGATGCATGTACAGAACACATTCAGCAGACAG GAGAATTGTGGCATGTCTGTGTGTAATGGAAAAATCTATATCCTTGGTGGAAGACGGGAAAATGGTGAAGCCACAGACACTATTCTTTGTTATGACCCTGCAACGGGCATTATCACAGGAGTAGCAGCCATGCCCAGGCCAGTATCGTATCATGGCTGTGTGACCATTCATAGATATAATGAAAAAGGctttaaactgtaa
- the KLHL24 gene encoding kelch-like protein 24 isoform X2, producing MVLILGRRLNREDSGIRDSPATKRKVFEMDPKSLSGPEFFDFSSGSSHAESILQIFNEFRDSRLFTDVIICVEGREFPCHRAVLSACSSYFRAMFCNDHRESREMLVEINGIFAEAMDCFLQYVYTGKVKITTENVQYLFETSSLFQISVLRDACAKFLEEQLDPCNCLGIQRFADTHSLKTLFTKCRNFALQTFEDVSQHEEFLELGKDELIDYICSDELVISKEEMVFEAVMRWVYRAVELRRPVLHELLTHVRLPLLHPNYFVQTVEVDQLIQNSPECYQLLHEARRYHILGNEMMSPRTRPRRSTGYSEVIVVVGGCERVGGFNLPYTECYDPVTGEWKSLAKLPEFTKSEYAVCALRNDILVSGGRINSRDVWIYNSQLNIWIRVASLNKGRWRHKMAVLLGKVYVVGGYDGQNRLSSVECYDSFSNRWTEVAPLKEAVSSPAVTSCVGKLFVIGGGPDDNTCSDKVQSYDPDTNSWLLRATIPIAKRCITAVSLNNLIYVAGGLTKAIYCYDPIEDYWMHVQNTFSRQEEIKSYLCFK from the exons ATGGTACTAATATTGGGACGCAGACTGAATAGAGAGGATAGTGGGATACGAGATTCCCCTGCAACCAAGCGGAAAGTTTTTGAAATGGACCCAAAATCGTTGTCAGGCCCTGAGTTTTTCGACTTCTCCTCGGGATCATCCCACGCAGAAAGCATTCTCCAGATCTTCAATGAATTCCGAGACAGCCGGCTGTTCACAGATGTCATCATCTGTGTGGAGGGCCGGGAGTTTCCCTGCCACCGTGCCGTCCTCTCGGCCTGCAGCAGCTACTTCAGAGCCATGTTCTGCAACGAccacagggagagcagagagatgCTGGTGGAGATCAATGGCATTTTTGCTGAAGCCATGGATTGCTTTTTACAGTACGTGTACACAGGCAAGGTGAAAATCACGACGGAGAACGTGCAGTATCTCTTTGAAACATCGAGTCTCTTCCAGATCAGCGTTCTGCGCGATGCCTGCGCCAAGttcctggaggagcagctggatcCTTGCAATTGCCTGGGCATCCAGCGCTTCGCAGATACGCACTCGCTCAAGACACTGTTCACCAAGTGCAGGAATTTCGCGCTGCAGACGTTTGAGGATGTGTCCCAGCACGAAGAATTCCTAGAACTGGGGAAGGACGAGCTTATTGATTACATTTGCAGTGACGAGCTGGTGATCAGTAAGGAGGAGATGGTGTTTGAGGCCGTGATGCGCTGGGTGTACCGCGCGGTCGAGCTGCGCCGGCCGGTGCTCCACGAACTCCTGACGCATGTCAGGCTCCCGCTCTTGCACCCCAACTACTTTGTTCAGACTGTGGAGGTGGACCAGCTGATTCAGAATTCCCCAGAGTGCTATCAGCTGCTGCACGAAGCCAGGCGATACCATATCCTTGGAAACGAGATGATGTCTCCCAGAACTAGGCCACGCAG ATCAACTGGTTATTCTGAGGTGATAGTTGTTGTTGGAGGATGTGAACGAGTTGGAGGGTTTAATTTGCCATACACGGAGTGCTATGATCCTGTGACAGGAGAGTGGAAGTCACTGGCAAAACTTCCAGAGTTTACCAAGTCTGAGTATGCGGTGTGTGCTCTGCGGAATGATATTCTTGTTTCAG gtGGAAGAATCAATAGCCGGGATGTATGGATTTATAACTCTCAACTTAACATTTGGATCAGAGTTGCCTCCTTAAATAAAGGCAGATGGAGACATAAAATGGCTGTTCTTCTGGGTAAA GTGTATGTGGTCGGAGGATACGATGGGCAGAACCGCCTGAGCAGTGTGGAGTGCTACGACTCGTTCTCCAATCGCTGGACCGAGGTGGCTCCCCTAAAGGAGGCTGTGAGCTCCCCAGCTGTCACCAGCTGTGTTGGCAAACTCTTTGTCATTGGAGGTGGCCCTGATGACAACACCTGTTCTGACAAG GTTCAGTCGTATGATCCTGATACCAATTCCTGGTTGCTCCGTGCAACCATCCCCATTGCCAAGAGATGTATCACGGCTGTGTCCCTGAACAACCTGATCTACGTTGCTGGTGGGCTCACCAAAGCCATTTACTGCTATGACCCGATCGAGGACTACTGGATGCATGTACAGAACACATTCAGCAGACAG gaagaaataaaatcctatCTCTGTTTCAAGTAA